GAATTGTGCTGTTACCACATCATTGACTTTCAGCCGGTTCGGTCGAACATCTGATCTATTCGGttcgacaacaacaaccacaaacCACAACAGGAGTCAGGCCTAGTCGGTAGACATCCCCCGTCGCACGGGTCCTATTATGGATGTTGATTTCACAACCTACCTCGGATGTTGGATTGCCCTAAACCCTAACCTTGGTTAATGTTGGGAAATTCCCAACAAACTAGTCCGCATAGGGTTAGGACCGTTGCAAAAGGGCAACTGTcagatttctttttctatTGGGAATTGATTGAGATTGTGAGATGCGATAGATAAAGTTAAAATACGTGCtagaggtggtggtgagagGCAATGAGTAGGAGGGATGTTGCCTCTTAACTGGTGACCAGATGCGTAATAAAACCAACCTGGGGCATTCTGAGGTACACCGGAGGATCAGTGACGTTGCGGTTCCCCAGTTTGCCCCGTCCACAGCCTTTTTTACCCTATCATCGTTGCTTGATTGCTCGGCTGCTAGCAGATCAAATTGGCCATTTCAATTAATCAAGTAATTGCTAGGACTCCCGacgcaaacgactcgagcgaagcgagaggagccacggggtctggggcggagccccagccgccggaggcaaaagTGGCCCTGGCCCCTGAAGTCAGTTCCTGGATGGAGCGTTGGGGGTCAGATTAACTCGGGCGGATGGAGGGGTGTTCGGCAGCAGGCAGGCAGTGTAGGCGATGGAGCTGCAAGCTCGGGTCCGTAGTAAGGGAGATGAGCTGTTGGTGGGGCTTGTAGGGCCGGAATGGGCTGGATGGATTGGTAGTGGCCGTAAGGGCAGTTCCGGAAGGTTTCCCCTTATCAGACCCCAGCAAGCTGGTCAGTTGGTTGGCAGTTGGTTTTAGGTGGTTGGAGTTAGTTTTAGGGTCGTAAATGGCTGGCTAGGCCATTGGGTCACTGGGAGAAATGGTAGTGACCCCCACTGGGGGAAAAAGTACACGCCATTACAGAAAACAGCGGGTAAACAGTGGGAGACGAGTGAAATGAACTGGTGTATAAGCCGATAAAATCAATGCACCGTGATGAGCagaattgctttttcctGATAATTgaacttttttatttttttaatttttttcgtttgttGATCCCACTAGTCCAGatggtttcttttttttatccTATTAAAGTGCATATCATGTAACACCGGTATATTTGCGCACCCACAGTTTTGCATCCTTTCCCTATAATTCAGGCGTATATATAACAGATAATTgcagcattttcatttgtgcttcttctttttttgtttcgtCAGGACGATAAAGACGTACTCAGCTAAAGATTTTTGTTAGTGTATCAATTTGACTTGTGTCTGCTTGCTATCAAAGTTATCAGTATTTTATCTCAATAGTACTGTAACGAAGCCACCGTCTCAACCAAACTGAACCACTCAACAAATTGacaaatcaatcaataacATAGAAATTTTAGTCGAAATGTCAGCTCTCGAGCAATTGTCGGTTGAAGAAGTCGAGGCTATTGCCACTGGTAAAGCCAGTCGTGATCAGaccaatatcaacagaaaaaaGAATGCCTCGACTGCCAATACTGGAGCATTTGTTTCGGCCGGCGGCGTCGAGAAGAAAAAGGTACATATTTCCGAGCAGCCATTCACCTGGTCCAATTGGTATCTTCACATCAACTGGATTAATACTACACTGATTTTCATTTATCCTATGATTGGATTCTGTTTTGTTCCTTTTGTTCATCTTTCTCTCAAGACTTTTATCTGGTCTTTTATCTACTATTTCATGACCGGTTTGGGTATTACCGCCGGTTACCACCGTATGTGGTCACACCGAGCCTATTCGGCCAGACTGCCTCTTCAAATCTTCCTTTTGTTGGTTGGTAgtggagctggtgaagGTTCTGTCAAGTGGTGGTCTAACGGACACCGTACTCACCACCGATTCACTGATACCGAGAAGGATCCTTATGATGCTCGTCGTGGATTTATGTTCTCTCACATGGGTTGGATGATGTTCCACCAAAACCCCCAATTGAAGGGCCGTACCGACATTTCCGATCTCATTGCCGACCCTCTGGTCAGATTCCAACACAAACACTATCTTTACTTTTTGTTTGCCATGGCCTATGTGTTCCCTACTCTTGTAGCTGGTTTCGGATGGGGCGACTGGACTGGTGGTCTTCTTTACGCCGGTGTTTTGAGATTGTTTGTTGTGCACCAATCCACCTTCTGTGTTAACTCATTAGCCCATTGGATCGGTGAACAACCCTTTGACGACCGTCGTACTCCCCGTGACCACGCCATCACTGCTTTCGCTACTCTTGGTGAGGGTTACCACAACTTCCACCACGAGTTCCCCAGTGACTACAGAAACGCTCTTAAATGGTACCAATACGATCCTACCAAGATGTTCATCTGGACCATGAAGCAATTGGGACTCGCATACAACCTACAAAAGTTTTCACAAAATGCTATTGAGCAAGGTCTTGTGCAACAAAAGCAAAAGAAGCTTGATAAATGGAGAGCCCGTCTTAACTGGGGAGTTCCTATTGAGCAGCTTCCTGTCATTGAATTCGACGACTTCAAGCAACAAACCAAAGAGCAAGGTAAATGTCTGGTTCTCATCTCGGGCATTGTTCACGATATCACTGACTTCATCGAGCATCACCCTGGTGGTAAGGCTCTGATCAAGTCTGCCATTGGCAAGGATGGTACTGCAGTCTTCAACGGCGGTGTATACAACCACTCCAACGCTGCCCACAACCTCTTGGCCACCATGAGAGTGGCCGTCATTAGAGGAGGTTGCGAAGTCGAGGTATGGAAAAAGGCCCAATCCGAGAAGAAGGACGTCAACATCATCCAGTCCACCTCGGGAGACAAAATCGTCCGCGCGGGCGAGCAGGCCACCCGCCTCGCCGAGACCGGCGTCAGCGGTCGCGCTGCCTAAACCCTCTCTTGAATTCTTTTAACGATCTGTAACGCATATAAATACACTCATTCGCACTTTGAAGGGGGacatctgcctccggcggctggggctgcgccccagaccccgttgctcctgcttcgcaggagatggctgggaccgtagacggaacgactcgagcggagcgagaggagctacggggtctggggcagagccccagccgccggaggccggTGTCATCTTCGGAAGCCTCACCTGACAATCATGTTTTTCTAGTTTTTAATTTATCGTTTATCATTTATATTTGTGACTGATAGCTAATCATGTTAGTATTTAGCATTCTTTTGTTTGTCACTCTTATTCGATCTTCCATTAGTGTTGGTTTAAACTATACGGCTATGAATAACGCTTTAGACTGCATAAGAAGAGTGGACCATCAATTCTATTATTTCATCCCAGCAGAGTATAGTATGTTTACTATTGCCAATCTTTCTGGTTATTACTTCAATAACAGGTTGTACAGAGAGGTGCTTCCATGCTTAGTGGAATTTAGTAAATATGCGTACACTGGCATATCATTCGATGGCTATGAGATGAGAGGAGATTTGCTAATGTCTGGTGTTATTGATTACGATCTCCGTGCTGAGGATCTAGTTTCGGGCGGTCTTGATGTTAAACAGCCATCATCACCTAATAACAATATTAGTAGCACGATACAAGAAACACACTCAACTTTACCTGCTAATCCAACAGGTTATCCACCACTGAGAATGCAACTACAGTTAGCACTTGATTTAAGTAATAAACATTAACCAAAGCACGTTAGACAGTTGTGAGTTGCATCGTTATCCTGTGCGTAATTCTCATATGTTGAATCAGTTATCAACGACGACTTAACGGCTGACATGCGGAGGTAGTCGGTAGACGTCGGAGGATAACGGATAGATAAGCTATTGGGAAGCTGGAATCGTGACAGCCGGTGGGGAGCCGCTGGTTGTGCGGCGGGTGATTAATGTTCGTGAAGCAGAGATGTGAGGGGAGATGATGGGATGAGAACATTGAGAGTGGGGATGTTGTTAGTGGGCTGGAAGTTACAAAACAAGCATGTGCTGGTGATTGGCGGAGGTGAGGTCGCGAAGGGGAGGGTGGAAGCTGCGGTGAAGGCCGGTGGGTTGGTTACAGTGATTGCACCGGAGGTGGTGACGGAGATTGAGGATCTGGAGAGTACGATGCAGCTGAACAGAGTGGAGAGACGCGATGTGGATTTGGAGACAGATTTCGTGGTGGATCCGCTGGCGGAGATTGAACAGGATTACGATATGGTGTTTTCGGCAATCGACGACAGGGAGTTGTCACATAAGATATATCTGGAGTGCAAGAAGCGGAAGATTCCAGTGAACGTCGCAGATATCCCAGATGAATGCGATTTCTATTTCGGCTCGGTCATTGAGAAGGGACCTTTACAAGTAATGGTTTCGACAGGCGGAGCTGCCCCGAGACTGGCTAGAAAAGTGAGGGTTGGAATTGAGAACCAGCTGGACGAACTGAACATCGAAAAAGCTATTTATAACGTTGGCAAGCTGAGGAAGATGCTCAGAGAACATACTACTGGCACAGACGAAATAAGCGGCAAAGAAACCGGTTATGATAAGAATACTATTACCACCCGTATGAAGTGGATCTCGGATATCTGTGACCGGTACAATTTCAACGAGCTTGCCGACCTAAGCGAGACAGATCTCGAGCTGATGCTGGCGAAATATCCTGCTCCAGTAAGAGAAGAGCCAGATAAAGAGACCCAATCATCAGAAAAAGAGGCCAGTTTATAAATCCATTAAACGTACCACAGCTCATAAATCAGCCTTGAAACACCCCCAAACTTCAGTGGGACGGCCGatgcaacgactcgagcgaagcgagaggagtcacggggtctggggcagagccccagccgccggaggcagaattCGTTGAGATCTCGATGTACCGAATAGGAATTAAATGCAAACCAGTCCATGTGAGATAACAACGGTGCCCATGCATTTGGACAGAAAAGGTTAAGATTCAGGAGAGTCGACAGGTCGATCTGTGAGCTTAAAAAAGCCGCACCTGTCTATAGTTTTATATAATGAGAGGCAGGTCTGGTTCGGTGTCTATCCACAATGAGGTTCAAACTCAAGGTGGGTGATAAGAACCTGATTTGGTGGCCGCTGGATAGCGAGACGCAGAATGCCACTGTGGGTGAATTTGTCGAGGCATTGACCGGAACCGACGAAAACAAGGCTTATTTAGAGGGCATTGAAATGAGTTCCAAGCATCAGATGCGACATCTGGTTCGTGACGgtgatgttgttgagattCGGATTAAAGGAACTCCTCATGAAGGCAAGCCAAGGACGAAAGCTCGGAATCTGAGACGCAAGCGTGAAAAGGCTTCGAAAGCTGGCAAGAACGATGATTCcgaggatgacgacgaagatgatgaggatggaGATGACAGGTATGGAGGTCAGGAGCAGGATGCCGATGGAGATGATACCATGAAGTATGAAAATGAGGTTAATGGATATAGAGGGTATGAGTCGTATCATGACTATTACtatgataataataatcagGCAAAAAATTACATGGATGGGTGGTATGATACCACTAATGGTGAAAATGGATatggcaatggcaatgTCAATGTTGCAGGTCAGGTTTCTGGATACTATTCTACacagaacaagaagagTTCTAATTTCAAGAACCAACGACAGCCCACTCCTTTTGTCCCTGCTGGCCAGACTCAGTACAAAAACATTCGGCGAAGTGCAATTGAATGTGAGTACCCCGACTATTACAAGGTCACAGTTCCCTCATACCCTTTTCAGAAGATGCCCGTTGAGACCCATGGTGAGGAGAATGAGGTTGAAACGGAGATTGATAATGGTACTGCCAGTGGTACTGGAACTGGAACAACTGCTGGCGAATACTCTACACCAGAGGTAAAGGAACCGGGTCCTGTCCAAGAGTtaaaggaaaagaagaaaacgtCAGTTGATGAAGCTAGTGTAAATGCTCAGTCGAGTTCAACTCAGAGTTCAAAAGATACGACCGAATCAGGCAAATCACAGAACGAAGAGTTAGGCGAGGATCATGACAGCCCTCCTGTTGAAGAGCCGATTCTCAAAATCAGAACCGCTGAAGTGAACTCTGATCTCAGTTCtgcatcagcagctgcatTTGAACTTACCACCGCTCCAACCTCGGTTTCCACGTATCCAACTCTTGACATAAGTCCCAGAAATTCTGCCAGTATCGTAGCCACCTCGCCAGAGTCATCTGATTCGGATCCCGGAGACTATGGTGCCAATCCCAGCAAAACAGCTAACCTAGCATCCAAGTCTTTAGAAACTGTGACAGCTGTCGGAAACTCGACCCAAACCCAACTAAAATCCGAGGATGAGACTACCGAGACCCCAGTCAGACTGTCAACTCCGAACCTGTCGCACAACCCTTCGAGCAGTCGAGAACTCTTTGATGCCACTTCCGGCTACGAATTCTATTCTCTGTCTGCTCTGTGTGCACACCAGGTGTTTGTAGTCTCTGAGCTCGTGTGCGAACCACCGTCGTACCTTCCCACCCAGCGCTACCGCACCCTGAAATTCTACGGCAAAACCGACAGCGGTGGCTACCTCGTGCAAACCGACAAACGCGACATGAAGAAACCCAAAATGAAAGGCAAATTCGAAATCGACGACGGCTGCGACCTCGACGACACCCAACTCTCGGACGAAGAAAAACGAGTCCAACGAGTATCTAAAAAGTTTGGCTATGACATTGTCCACACCGACACCGTCGGCCAAGCCATGCATCTGGCTGGCGAAGAAACCCCATCCAAGGgaatcagcatcagcatctcTGGCATTGCATGCCCCTTCGAGTACTTTTCGTTCAAAAAGTAGCTCTGGGGGCTTCTAAcgaattatttatatttgctTCACATAACGACCTGCTATTACTACTTCTTCGCacggtgctgcctccggcggctggggctgcgccccagaccccccggctcctctcgctacgctcgagtcgttccgtctacggtcccagccatctcctgcgaagcaggagcaatggggtctggggcgcggccccagccgccggaggcctGTCCCCACCCCTACGGTCCTTTTGAAGACTCTTCGGCGGGTGGTGAGTCGGACTcgctggagctggagctggaatcACTGGCTGTGGTGCTAGAGTCGTCGCTGGAGTCGGTAGAGCTGTCACTGGAAGCGTCTCCTTCGTCTAATAAATATCCTGCTGGGAGGTCTGTCGGTTCGTGAGAGCCTTGTTTGCCGATTATGGCGAACAGAGTTGGGTACTCCAGCACGCACTGGCCGGCCAGTGCTTCTGCTAGCGGTTTTTCGCCGTCCAGTTTGATCAGTTGGGGTTTGTTGGCTGGACAGTCGACCTTTTTTAAGTAAACTGCTAGCTTTGAGGCAGCTGGGAGGTCCGTCCCGCCGGGGCTGAACTTGTATATCCGCCGGGCAGCTTCGTCTAAAATCTCGCTATCAGGAACTTCTTTTGTACAGGTGATCCTAGCACCGTCGCCAATGCTATTTTGTTCGATGTTGGTACTGTCAATGTCAggattcttttcttctgtAATTCTTTCTTTGGTGTCGTCTGCAATGCTATTTTGTTCGATGCTGGTACTGTCACTGTCAGAACTCTTTTGTTCCGTAATTCGTTCTTTGGTGTCGTCTGCAATGCTATTTTGTTCGATGCTGGTACTATCACCGTCAGGACTCTTTTGGTCTATAGGCTGTTCTTGGATATCGTCGCTGGTACCTTCTACCTCCTCTTTGGTTTCTTCCCTTTTAGTTTCTTCGTCTTTAATTTGGTTTTTACTCGTTTCACCGACTGTCTCACTACTATCACCGTTGCTGTGGATAAAGATCCACTCCACGGTCCAGAAGTACTTCTTGCGTTTGTTGTTCCAGCCTGATTTATTGCTTATGCTTCGTTGCATGCCTTGCGGCAGTTGCTTTACTCGAATTCCGTTGACAAGTCTCTCATCAGACCGCTGACCACCCCGTCTCCTCTGCtgaatctgctgctgccgacTTCGTTTACCAGAGTTCGACGCTGTCAATACCTCACTAACTGTGCGTTTCCCAAGTACCAGTTCACGATCCAGGGTCTGCAGAAAGCTGTAATCTCGATTAATAATAGCTGGAGATGCTGCTATGTCGTGCCGAGAAAAGTATTTAGCTGGATCCACCAGCCCAGTACATTTGGTCTGTTGCTTATGAAGTTTCGAGCATTCGAGAGAACATGTTCTTATAGCACAGGCAGGACATTTATATTTGAATTCATTTTTAAAACACTGCTCACACAAATTCGCGAGATCCGAGTCCATTGAATCCACCACCCTTAATTTCTTCTCAACTGATTTGGATCCTGATCCTCTAAATCAACACCAGATCAACTTTGGgtgaacaaaaataaatatttatttttcagataAGATCGTGCATTATCCATAGATCTGCCTCCAGTCCTTATCTGCGGCGTTGCCGCTCCCGCGGCTCGGCTGGGACTTtttggctggctggctgggtTAGGCCTGCACGTTCACAATCAAGCCAAGGACTGGTTGGTTCTCATCACTTCACATTCGTTTGTCTGATACCGAGATCTCGACATCGACACAATTCGCCCATTCCACATTCAAAATGGTGAGTTTCTGTACACTGTGTGCTggggggacatgcctccggcggctgggctccgcccagacctggttgtgctccgcttcgcggagcggcgTAGATCGTAGCGTTTGGCTGTcttttgctggtggtggattATGAGACGAGATAGGGGTTCAAAGTTGCAATTCTGGTCTTGGAACTGCTTTTTTGGACTCTTGGCCTTTTTGAAATTGTGATTTTGACGAAAATTACCAGGCTTTTACTAACTATAAACCCAGTCTGCCCAGAACTCGAACGGAATCCAGACCCTTTTGGAGGTACGTGCTATCCCTCAAGATTTTTATCGGTTCTGTAGCTCAATGGACTCATTTTAGTCTTCAATTGCGACAACAGATTGAAACGTACCAGTAATTTACTTGACAGAGGTACTAACAAGTTTTCCAGGCTGAGCGCAAGGCTCACGAGATCGTCCAAAAGGCCAGAGCTTGTAAGTGAGAACTATCTTCCTGTTGGAGACCTTGGCAGCACTaaattttgattttcttgtAATTTTAGTGACAAGGTCTCTATACACTGAAATTAAAATCGTCGGAAAGCTCCTCGATGGTTTTACATCCCTCGTTACTCGCAGTTCACGAACTAACATGACAGTCCGCACCCAACGCCTGAAGGCCGCCAAAACTGACGCAGCCGCCGAAATCGAGGCTTACAAGAAGTCCAAGGAGGCCGAGTTTCAACAGAAAGAGTCTCAGGTACGTTTTCTTCTACCAAtaacatgcctccggcggttggggctgcgccccagaccccgttgctcctgcttcgcaggagatccCCAGGCCCCTCGACttccgactcgagcgaagcgagaggagcaacagggtctggggtggagccccagcctcCGAAGACACGACCCCCTCTCCCCCAAATACTAACCCCTGCCAGCACTCGGGAACCACCTCGAAAGCCACTGAAGAGGCCGAGACCAAGATTCAGGCCGAGCTCAGCAAGATCAAGGCCGAcgccgctgctgctaaggACAAGATCATCAGCCGGATCATCGACTCTATCACCACTCCTACCCCCTCTCCTCACATCAACGCCTAATTTCTGATGTTTTTCCCGTAATTAAATGCTATTTATGCTCTGCTTTTCGGGGTGGtgagtctgcctccggcagctggggctccgccccagaccccgtggctcctctcgcttcgctcgagtcgtttcgtcggggGTGCCAGTATCGTTGGACCCTGAATAGACCCTGAGTGAACCCTAACATCTGGGATTTTTGCAGCGGGTTTATTTTCGGCTTATGGGTTCATTTTTAGCCGGAAAAAGAGGTTTCTGTACTTTCAATAGTGGAGAGATTCAAACAGACCAAGAAACGTAGCCAAAATCCCACGTTTAGTCGCTTTTCGCGACGTAATCTTGCTGAGGTAAGTGATTCGTTAAGAGAAtatttgctgctgaaatatTCCACTAAAGATACTGATCTTAGAGCCCCTCTTCAGTGTCTAATAATATCCCAAAAAGGACTGTTATCATTACTTAGCAGCTGAATAACGGCTCCAACCGTCGAAATCTGGTCCCCAATCAGTCCAATTGTTCTCAACCCCCACCGGAGTtcccccctcccctcccACTCTACCCCTCAGCCGGGGAtccccacgcaacgactcgagcggagcgagaggagccacggggtctggggcggagccccagccgccggaggcaggccctTCTCCCTAGAGACGCTCCGAGCGGACCCTGAAACAGGGTCCAGAGTGAACCCTAACATCCGGTGCAATGATGTACAGAGAGCAGCATGGACTAGTAAGACAATTAAGACCGACACGTGAGGAGTGGATATTGAGGTTGAGAGGTGATTTGTGGAGAATTGCGAGAGGATTTGTCGTTGCTAGGACTGCGGACACGGTTTATTGAGAAGTTCAGAAGAGGATTTTGGGATCACGGTTTTACGAGGTTCACGAGGTTCAGGTTAACGTTGGTTATGCTGTAGAAGAGGAACTGGTTATTTTTGAACATGAAACTGCCAGAAATATCAGCTGcgttgctgttggtgttgatacCTACGGTGTATCTTCTTAGCCGACGGGTACTGGATTCTAAACGCAAGGAGAAGGGAAAATCGTTTCATCTGCCCACTCCGGAGGAGGCACTTCCTCATTGGAAGGGCAAACGGATCTCGCCAGTGTCGGTGTTTGATTCGACCGATCCCGCCAATATCCAGTGCTACTGTCCTGCTACAGGCCAGTCTTTAGGCAAATTTCCTGCTCATACTCGAGATGATATGAATGTTATCATTGATAAAGCGCATAAAGCGCAGAAAAACTGGAAATCGTCGACTTTCAGCCAACGTCGTACCGTACTTAATACTATATCCAAGTATATCAATGACCACCAGGAACAGGTGGCTCGCATCGCTTGTCGTGATACAGGAAAAACTATGTTAGATGCCTCGTTAGGCGAAATTCTCGTCACTTTGGAAAAACTCAATTGGATAGTCGCTCATGGTGAACAGTCTTTAGCTGTATCCAAACGTCCAGGACCTACTAATATCCTCATGTCATATAAAGGGGCAGAAATCAGATATGAACCTCTTGGAGTCGTGGCAGCAATGGTGTCGTGGAACTATCCTTTGCATAATTTAATGGGTCCTATAGCAGCTGCTCTGTTTACTGGAAATGCCATTGTCGTCAAATGCTCGGAATCTGTAGTATGGTCATCGCTG
This is a stretch of genomic DNA from Sugiyamaella lignohabitans strain CBS 10342 chromosome C, complete sequence. It encodes these proteins:
- the OLE1 gene encoding stearoyl-CoA 9-desaturase (Delta(9) fatty acid desaturase; required for monounsaturated fatty acid synthesis and for normal distribution of mitochondria; GO_component: GO:0005783 - endoplasmic reticulum [Evidence IEA,IEA]; GO_component: GO:0005789 - endoplasmic reticulum membrane [Evidence IEA]; GO_component: GO:0030176 - integral component of endoplasmic reticulum membrane [Evidence IDA] [PMID 12475963]; GO_component: GO:0016021 - integral component of membrane [Evidence IEA]; GO_component: GO:0016021 - integral component of membrane [Evidence ISM] [PMID 12192589]; GO_component: GO:0016020 - membrane [Evidence IEA,IEA]; GO_function: GO:0009055 - electron carrier activity [Evidence IGI,ISA] [PMID 8530368]; GO_function: GO:0020037 - heme binding [Evidence IEA]; GO_function: GO:0005506 - iron ion binding [Evidence IEA]; GO_function: GO:0046872 - metal ion binding [Evidence IEA]; GO_function: GO:0016491 - oxidoreductase activity [Evidence IEA]; GO_function: GO:0016717 - oxidoreductase activity, acting on paired donors, with oxidation of a pair of donors resulting in the reduction of molecular oxygen to two molecules of water [Evidence IEA]; GO_function: GO:0004768 - stearoyl-CoA 9-desaturase activity [Evidence IEA,IEA]; GO_function: GO:0004768 - stearoyl-CoA 9-desaturase activity [Evidence IMP,ISS] [PMID 1978720]; GO_process: GO:0006633 - fatty acid biosynthetic process [Evidence IEA,IEA]; GO_process: GO:0006631 - fatty acid metabolic process [Evidence IEA]; GO_process: GO:0006629 - lipid metabolic process [Evidence IEA,IEA]; GO_process: GO:0055114 - oxidation-reduction process [Evidence IEA,IEA]; GO_process: GO:0006636 - unsaturated fatty acid biosynthetic process [Evidence IMP,ISS] [PMID 1978720]), coding for MSALEQLSVEEVEAIATGKASRDQTNINRKKNASTANTGAFVSAGGVEKKKVHISEQPFTWSNWYLHINWINTTLIFIYPMIGFCFVPFVHLSLKTFIWSFIYYFMTGLGITAGYHRMWSHRAYSARLPLQIFLLLVGSGAGEGSVKWWSNGHRTHHRFTDTEKDPYDARRGFMFSHMGWMMFHQNPQLKGRTDISDLIADPLVRFQHKHYLYFLFAMAYVFPTLVAGFGWGDWTGGLLYAGVLRLFVVHQSTFCVNSLAHWIGEQPFDDRRTPRDHAITAFATLGEGYHNFHHEFPSDYRNALKWYQYDPTKMFIWTMKQLGLAYNLQKFSQNAIEQGLVQQKQKKLDKWRARLNWGVPIEQLPVIEFDDFKQQTKEQGKCLVLISGIVHDITDFIEHHPGGKALIKSAIGKDGTAVFNGGVYNHSNAAHNLLATMRVAVIRGGCEVEVWKKAQSEKKDVNIIQSTSGDKIVRAGEQATRLAETGVSGRAA
- the MET8 gene encoding bifunctional precorrin-2 dehydrogenase/sirohydrochlorin ferrochelatase MET8 (Bifunctional dehydrogenase and ferrochelatase; involved in the biosynthesis of siroheme, a prosthetic group used by sulfite reductase; required for sulfate assimilation and methionine biosynthesis; GO_component: GO:0005575 - cellular_component [Evidence ND]; GO_function: GO:0003824 - catalytic activity [Evidence IEA]; GO_function: GO:0004325 - ferrochelatase activity [Evidence IDA] [PMID 11980703]; GO_function: GO:0016829 - lyase activity [Evidence IEA]; GO_function: GO:0016491 - oxidoreductase activity [Evidence IEA]; GO_function: GO:0043115 - precorrin-2 dehydrogenase activity [Evidence IEA,IEA]; GO_function: GO:0043115 - precorrin-2 dehydrogenase activity [Evidence IDA] [PMID 10051442]; GO_function: GO:0043115 - precorrin-2 dehydrogenase activity [Evidence IDA] [PMID 11980703]; GO_function: GO:0051266 - sirohydrochlorin ferrochelatase activity [Evidence IEA]; GO_process: GO:0008652 - cellular amino acid biosynthetic process [Evidence IEA]; GO_process: GO:0008152 - metabolic process [Evidence IEA]; GO_process: GO:0009086 - methionine biosynthetic process [Evidence IEA]; GO_process: GO:0055114 - oxidation-reduction process [Evidence IEA,IEA]; GO_process: GO:0006779 - porphyrin-containing compound biosynthetic process [Evidence IEA,IEA]; GO_process: GO:0019354 - siroheme biosynthetic process [Evidence IEA,IEA]; GO_process: GO:0019354 - siroheme biosynthetic process [Evidence IMP] [PMID 9003798]; GO_process: GO:0000103 - sulfate assimilation [Evidence IMP] [PMID 10051442]), encoding MLLVGWKLQNKHVLVIGGGEVAKGRVEAAVKAGGLVTVIAPEVVTEIEDLESTMQLNRVERRDVDLETDFVVDPLAEIEQDYDMVFSAIDDRELSHKIYLECKKRKIPVNVADIPDECDFYFGSVIEKGPLQVMVSTGGAAPRLARKVRVGIENQLDELNIEKAIYNVGKLRKMLREHTTGTDEISGKETGYDKNTITTRMKWISDICDRYNFNELADLSETDLELMLAKYPAPVREEPDKETQSSEKEASL